A single genomic interval of Leptidea sinapis chromosome 37, ilLepSina1.1, whole genome shotgun sequence harbors:
- the LOC126975741 gene encoding phenoloxidase subunit 1 isoform X2: protein MSDAKKNLQLFFDRPTEPCFMQKGEKKAVFQLPDTYYPDKYKSASSTLADRFGSDATRTIPVRNIAMPNLSLPLQLPYHDQFSLWVPRHRQMAARLIDVFMGMRDLEDLQAVCSYCQLRMNPYLFNYCLSVAILHREDTKGVNIPTFAETFPDKFMDPKVFRQAREVSTTVTDGNRMPIVIPQNYTASEWDLEQRVAYFREDIGLNLHHWHWHLVYPFDASDRAIVAKDRRGELFYYMHQQIIARYSAERLCNDLGFPRRYNNFREPIEEGYFPKLDSQVASRAWPPRFAGSTIRDLDRPVDQIRSEVSELETWRDRFVEAINTLKVKLPNGREMALDEATGIDTLGNMMESSILSPNRQYYGDLHNMGHVFISYSHDPDHRNLEQFGVMGDSATAMRDPVFYRWHAYVDDLFQMYKSKLPPYTNDALDFPGIRVMSVGIQGGAGGRNVLSTQWEQSSVDLGRGLDFTPRGSVLARFTHLTHDNFNYVIEVNNTSGRGVMGTVRIFLAPTMDDAGNRLAFRDQRRLMIELDKFTQTIPAGTSTITRSSVDSSVTIPYERTFRRQADRPGEPGSAEAADFDFCGCGWPHHLLVPKGTPKGFPMLLFCMISNWNEDRVVQDTAGVCNDAASYCGLRDRKYPDKRAMGFPFDRPASASDIGSFLTPNMNVQECSIRFTNAVRQHGQQR from the exons ATGTCGGACGCTAAGAAAAACCTTCAGCTGTTCTTCGATCGTCCCACGGAGCCATGCTTCATGCAGAAAGGAGAGAAGAAGGCAGTGTTCCAACTGCCCGACACATACTAT CCTGACAAGTACAAGTCCGCAAGCAGCACCTTAGCGGACCGGTTCGGCAGCGACGCGACACGCACCATCCCCGTACGAAACATTGCGATGCCCAACCTGTCGCTACCCCTGCAGCTGCCTTACCACGACCAGTTCTCGCTGTGGGTGCCGCGCCACCGCCAGATGGCAGCCAGGCTCATCGACGTCTTCATGG GCATGCGGGACTTGGAAGACCTGCAAGCAGTATGTTCCTACTGCCAGCTCCGCATGAACCCCTACCTGTTCAACTACTGCCTTTCCGTCGCCATCCTGCACAG AGAGGATACGAAGGGTGTAAACATCCCCACGTTTGCGGAAACCTTCCCTGACAAGTTCATGGACCCCAAGGTGTTCAGACAGGCGCGTGAAGTGAGCACTACCGTCACGGATGGAAATAGG ATGCCAATAGTGATCCCGCAGAACTACACGGCATCCGAATGGGATCTCGAGCAGCGCGTGGCCTACTTCCGCGAGGACATTGGCCTCAACCTGCACCACTGGCACTGGCACCTGGTCTACCCCTTCGACGCTTCCGATAGAGCCATCGTTGCCAAGGACAGGAGAGGGGAACTCTTCTACTACATGCACCAACAGATTATCGCGAG ATACTCCGCGGAGCGTCTGTGCAACGACCTCGGGTTCCCAAGGCGCTACAATAACTTCAGAGAGCCCATCGAAGAGGGATACTTCCCCAAGCTGGACTCGCAGGTGGCTAGCAGGGCATGGCCCCCCAG GTTTGCCGGTTCCACCATCCGAGACCTGGACCGTCCTGTGGACCAGATCCGCAGCGAAGTGAGCGAGCTGGAGACCTGGCGTGATCGTTTCGTCGAGGCCATCAACACATTGAAAGTGAAACTG CCGAACGGACGTGAGATGGCGCTGGATGAGGCGACCGGAATCGACACGCTGGGCAACATGATGGAGTCGTCCATCCTGAGCCCTAACCGGCAGTACTACGGCGACCTGCACAACATGGGCCACGTGTTCATCTCTTACTCACACGACCCCGACCACAGAAATCTG GAACAATTCGGCGTGATGGGTGACTCTGCGACGGCCATGCGCGACCCGGTGTTCTACCGCTGGCACGCGTATGTCGATGATCTCTTCCAGATGTACAAGAGCAAGCTGCCGCCCTATACCAATGACGCG CTGGACTTCCCCGGAATCCGTGTGATGTCTGTGGGCATCCAGGGCGGTGCTGGCGGCCGTAATGTGTTGTCCACGCAGTGGGAGCAGAGCTCTGTGGACCTGGGCCGCGGGCTGGACTTCACTCCGCGCGGCAGCGTGCTCGCGAGGTTCACCCACCTCACGCATGATAACTTCAACTATGT aatcGAGGTGAATAACACGTCGGGGCGTGGCGTGATGGGCACTGTTCGTATCTTCCTGGCTCCTACCATGGACGACGCTGGCAACCGGCTGGCCTTCAGGGACCAGAGAAGGCTCATGATCGAGCTTGACAAGTTCACCCAGACAA TTCCTGCTGGCACCAGCACCATCACTCGCAGCTCGGTGGACTCGTCAGTGACAATCCCGTACGAGCGCACGTTCAGGCGGCAGGCCGACCGACCAGGCGAGCCCGGCTCCGCTGAGGCTGCCGATTTCGACTTCTGCGGCTGTGGTTGGCCTCATCACTTGCTGGTGCCCAAAGGGACGCCAAAGGGCTTCCCCATGCTACTGTTCTGTATGATTTCAAACTGGAACGAAGACAGG GTGGTGCAAGACACTGCGGGCGTCTGCAACGACGCGGCGTCTTACTGCGGCCTTCGGGACCGGAAGTATCCCGACAAGCGTGCCATGGGCTTCCCATTCGACCGGCCAGCCTCCGCCAGCGACATCGGGTCCTTCCTCACGCCTAACATGAACGTGCAGGAGTGCTCCATCCGGTTCACAAACGCTGTCAGGCAACATGGCCAGCAGCGGTAG
- the LOC126975741 gene encoding phenoloxidase subunit 1 isoform X1 — protein sequence MSDAKKNLQLFFDRPTEPCFMQKGEKKAVFQLPDTYYPDKYKSASSTLADRFGSDATRTIPVRNIAMPNLSLPLQLPYHDQFSLWVPRHRQMAARLIDVFMGMRDLEDLQAVCSYCQLRMNPYLFNYCLSVAILHREDTKGVNIPTFAETFPDKFMDPKVFRQAREVSTTVTDGNRQMPIVIPQNYTASEWDLEQRVAYFREDIGLNLHHWHWHLVYPFDASDRAIVAKDRRGELFYYMHQQIIARYSAERLCNDLGFPRRYNNFREPIEEGYFPKLDSQVASRAWPPRFAGSTIRDLDRPVDQIRSEVSELETWRDRFVEAINTLKVKLPNGREMALDEATGIDTLGNMMESSILSPNRQYYGDLHNMGHVFISYSHDPDHRNLEQFGVMGDSATAMRDPVFYRWHAYVDDLFQMYKSKLPPYTNDALDFPGIRVMSVGIQGGAGGRNVLSTQWEQSSVDLGRGLDFTPRGSVLARFTHLTHDNFNYVIEVNNTSGRGVMGTVRIFLAPTMDDAGNRLAFRDQRRLMIELDKFTQTIPAGTSTITRSSVDSSVTIPYERTFRRQADRPGEPGSAEAADFDFCGCGWPHHLLVPKGTPKGFPMLLFCMISNWNEDRVVQDTAGVCNDAASYCGLRDRKYPDKRAMGFPFDRPASASDIGSFLTPNMNVQECSIRFTNAVRQHGQQR from the exons ATGTCGGACGCTAAGAAAAACCTTCAGCTGTTCTTCGATCGTCCCACGGAGCCATGCTTCATGCAGAAAGGAGAGAAGAAGGCAGTGTTCCAACTGCCCGACACATACTAT CCTGACAAGTACAAGTCCGCAAGCAGCACCTTAGCGGACCGGTTCGGCAGCGACGCGACACGCACCATCCCCGTACGAAACATTGCGATGCCCAACCTGTCGCTACCCCTGCAGCTGCCTTACCACGACCAGTTCTCGCTGTGGGTGCCGCGCCACCGCCAGATGGCAGCCAGGCTCATCGACGTCTTCATGG GCATGCGGGACTTGGAAGACCTGCAAGCAGTATGTTCCTACTGCCAGCTCCGCATGAACCCCTACCTGTTCAACTACTGCCTTTCCGTCGCCATCCTGCACAG AGAGGATACGAAGGGTGTAAACATCCCCACGTTTGCGGAAACCTTCCCTGACAAGTTCATGGACCCCAAGGTGTTCAGACAGGCGCGTGAAGTGAGCACTACCGTCACGGATGGAAATAGG CAGATGCCAATAGTGATCCCGCAGAACTACACGGCATCCGAATGGGATCTCGAGCAGCGCGTGGCCTACTTCCGCGAGGACATTGGCCTCAACCTGCACCACTGGCACTGGCACCTGGTCTACCCCTTCGACGCTTCCGATAGAGCCATCGTTGCCAAGGACAGGAGAGGGGAACTCTTCTACTACATGCACCAACAGATTATCGCGAG ATACTCCGCGGAGCGTCTGTGCAACGACCTCGGGTTCCCAAGGCGCTACAATAACTTCAGAGAGCCCATCGAAGAGGGATACTTCCCCAAGCTGGACTCGCAGGTGGCTAGCAGGGCATGGCCCCCCAG GTTTGCCGGTTCCACCATCCGAGACCTGGACCGTCCTGTGGACCAGATCCGCAGCGAAGTGAGCGAGCTGGAGACCTGGCGTGATCGTTTCGTCGAGGCCATCAACACATTGAAAGTGAAACTG CCGAACGGACGTGAGATGGCGCTGGATGAGGCGACCGGAATCGACACGCTGGGCAACATGATGGAGTCGTCCATCCTGAGCCCTAACCGGCAGTACTACGGCGACCTGCACAACATGGGCCACGTGTTCATCTCTTACTCACACGACCCCGACCACAGAAATCTG GAACAATTCGGCGTGATGGGTGACTCTGCGACGGCCATGCGCGACCCGGTGTTCTACCGCTGGCACGCGTATGTCGATGATCTCTTCCAGATGTACAAGAGCAAGCTGCCGCCCTATACCAATGACGCG CTGGACTTCCCCGGAATCCGTGTGATGTCTGTGGGCATCCAGGGCGGTGCTGGCGGCCGTAATGTGTTGTCCACGCAGTGGGAGCAGAGCTCTGTGGACCTGGGCCGCGGGCTGGACTTCACTCCGCGCGGCAGCGTGCTCGCGAGGTTCACCCACCTCACGCATGATAACTTCAACTATGT aatcGAGGTGAATAACACGTCGGGGCGTGGCGTGATGGGCACTGTTCGTATCTTCCTGGCTCCTACCATGGACGACGCTGGCAACCGGCTGGCCTTCAGGGACCAGAGAAGGCTCATGATCGAGCTTGACAAGTTCACCCAGACAA TTCCTGCTGGCACCAGCACCATCACTCGCAGCTCGGTGGACTCGTCAGTGACAATCCCGTACGAGCGCACGTTCAGGCGGCAGGCCGACCGACCAGGCGAGCCCGGCTCCGCTGAGGCTGCCGATTTCGACTTCTGCGGCTGTGGTTGGCCTCATCACTTGCTGGTGCCCAAAGGGACGCCAAAGGGCTTCCCCATGCTACTGTTCTGTATGATTTCAAACTGGAACGAAGACAGG GTGGTGCAAGACACTGCGGGCGTCTGCAACGACGCGGCGTCTTACTGCGGCCTTCGGGACCGGAAGTATCCCGACAAGCGTGCCATGGGCTTCCCATTCGACCGGCCAGCCTCCGCCAGCGACATCGGGTCCTTCCTCACGCCTAACATGAACGTGCAGGAGTGCTCCATCCGGTTCACAAACGCTGTCAGGCAACATGGCCAGCAGCGGTAG
- the LOC126975788 gene encoding dynein light chain 2, cytoplasmic, protein MCDRKAVIKNADMSEEMQQDAVDCATQALEKFNIEKDIAAFIKKEFDKKYNPTWHCIVGRNFGSYVTHETRHFIYFYLGQVAILLFKSG, encoded by the exons ATGTGTGACAGGAAAGCAGTAATCAAGAATGCTGACATGAGTGAAGAGATGCAGCAAGATGCAGTAGACTGTGCAACACAGGCTCTTGAAAAGTTCAACATTGAAAAG GACATAGCTGCCTTCATCAAGAAGGAGTTTGACAAGAAGTACAACCCCacatggcactgcattgttggGCGCAACTTCGGCTCATATGTTACGCACGAGACCCGCCACTTCATCTATTTCTACCTGGGTCAAGTGGCGATACTGTTGTTCAAGAGCGGCTAA